In Alkalihalobacillus sp. TS-13, the following are encoded in one genomic region:
- a CDS encoding MBL fold metallo-hydrolase: MRITKVNDVYQVTFFPNFFPVNCYLVEEEKFLTLIDAALPFSKKGILKAASDIGKPIRKIVLTHAHSDHVGALDGLKQELSDVEILISERELKILKGDVSLEEGEENLPIRGGVPKNIQTTPDILLHDGDKIGSLTAIHSPGHTPGMMAFLDVRTNSLIAGDAFQTKGGVAVSGDMRWSFPFPAMATWNKEAAIVSAERLLSNKPSVLAVGHGNLLINPEKEMKQAISTAKKSLAVV; encoded by the coding sequence ATGAGAATAACAAAAGTAAATGATGTTTATCAGGTTACTTTCTTTCCGAATTTTTTCCCTGTGAATTGTTATTTGGTTGAAGAAGAGAAGTTTCTAACACTAATTGACGCTGCTTTACCTTTTAGTAAAAAGGGAATTTTAAAAGCCGCAAGTGATATAGGAAAGCCGATTCGTAAAATTGTGCTGACCCATGCTCATAGTGATCATGTGGGTGCGCTCGATGGCCTTAAACAGGAACTTTCCGATGTCGAAATCCTGATCTCTGAAAGGGAACTGAAGATTCTTAAAGGGGATGTTTCTTTAGAAGAAGGAGAAGAGAATCTGCCGATCAGAGGCGGCGTACCGAAAAACATTCAAACAACACCGGATATTCTATTACATGATGGTGACAAAATCGGTTCTTTGACAGCTATACATTCACCAGGTCATACACCTGGGATGATGGCGTTCCTGGATGTTAGGACGAACAGTTTAATTGCTGGAGATGCCTTTCAAACGAAAGGCGGCGTAGCTGTATCAGGTGATATGCGCTGGAGTTTTCCTTTTCCAGCCATGGCTACATGGAATAAAGAGGCTGCGATCGTTTCGGCAGAACGTCTGTTGAGTAATAAACCTTCCGTTCTTGCGGTAGGTCATGGAAATCTACTCATTAACCCGGAAAAGGAAATGAAACAGGCGATTTCAACAGCAAAAAAATCATTAGCGGTGGTGTGA
- a CDS encoding 2'-5' RNA ligase family protein, with translation MKYAVELFFDENTEGYVKSIWEGLKNKGITSKMADIQEIRPHITLAVYHAGIPIEQYIRTFKNAVDKLSSFKVKFESLSVFPPSGDFPTSVVFAPPTMTTQLFNIHQQFYKDFQEYTAYANELYLPENWTPHCTYAIGLDDEAMSKTLNYCHDRFEPKECTITEIGVVEIRMEDLIPSSKTIFSKQLT, from the coding sequence TTGAAGTATGCTGTTGAATTATTTTTTGATGAAAATACAGAAGGTTATGTGAAAAGTATTTGGGAGGGGTTGAAAAACAAAGGGATTACATCCAAAATGGCAGACATTCAAGAAATAAGACCTCATATTACCTTAGCTGTTTACCATGCAGGAATACCAATCGAACAATACATACGAACATTTAAAAATGCAGTGGATAAGTTATCCTCCTTTAAGGTCAAATTTGAAAGTCTATCCGTGTTTCCACCGTCAGGAGATTTTCCAACATCTGTTGTATTTGCACCGCCAACGATGACCACTCAATTATTCAATATACATCAACAATTTTATAAGGATTTTCAAGAGTATACCGCTTATGCTAATGAACTGTATCTTCCAGAAAATTGGACTCCCCATTGCACATATGCGATCGGACTTGACGATGAAGCAATGAGCAAGACGCTAAACTATTGTCATGACCGATTTGAACCAAAAGAATGCACGATTACAGAGATAGGAGTCGTTGAAATAAGAATGGAAGACCTAATCCCTAGTAGTAAGACGATTTTTTCAAAACAATTAACGTAG
- a CDS encoding cupin domain-containing protein — protein sequence MLQYPGYMNTQMNNASLMQRTPQGNGQQIVEAIHTGIKGKAETIDLYSRLANVAPNQNDKNVILHSLEDEKAHLKQFTNLYSVLTGKQPDYEIDQVPFTTYREGLQKAYEAELENHEEGRKNYILTQYSPFHNVFYRVCHDEMEHVRRIGFLSKKNNRIQLKDYGTEPFVVNIEDATQQNNTFRTALWTGNNLQVTLMSIGVGEDIGLEVHPTVDQFLRIEQGQGLVQMGDSEDQLDFEERVYDDYAIMVPAGKWHNLTNTGRKPLKLYTIYAPPEHPFGTVHVTKADVMTAEENH from the coding sequence ATGCTCCAGTATCCAGGTTATATGAACACCCAGATGAATAACGCTTCCTTGATGCAAAGAACCCCTCAAGGGAACGGCCAACAAATTGTAGAAGCGATCCATACTGGTATAAAAGGAAAAGCTGAAACGATTGATCTTTATAGCCGATTAGCAAATGTTGCTCCGAATCAAAACGATAAAAATGTCATTCTTCATTCTTTGGAAGATGAAAAAGCGCACTTGAAACAATTCACGAATCTGTATAGCGTGCTGACTGGTAAACAGCCTGACTATGAAATCGACCAAGTTCCGTTCACCACTTATAGAGAGGGATTACAAAAAGCATACGAAGCAGAGTTAGAGAATCATGAAGAAGGGCGTAAGAATTATATACTTACTCAATATTCACCATTTCACAATGTATTTTATCGGGTTTGTCATGACGAGATGGAACATGTAAGACGTATTGGCTTTCTTTCAAAGAAAAATAACCGCATTCAGTTAAAGGATTATGGAACAGAACCGTTTGTGGTGAATATTGAGGATGCTACTCAGCAAAACAATACGTTTCGAACAGCTTTATGGACAGGGAATAATTTGCAAGTTACCTTGATGAGTATCGGTGTCGGAGAAGACATCGGTTTAGAAGTTCATCCTACGGTCGATCAATTCTTACGTATTGAACAGGGGCAAGGTTTGGTTCAAATGGGCGATAGCGAAGACCAATTGGATTTTGAAGAGAGGGTTTATGATGATTATGCCATCATGGTGCCAGCTGGTAAATGGCATAATTTAACGAATACGGGAAGAAAACCACTTAAACTGTATACGATCTATGCGCCGCCTGAGCATCCATTTGGTACGGTCCACGTAACGAAAGCAGACGTAATGACAGCTGAAGAAAACCACTAG
- a CDS encoding YolD-like family protein, with translation MGIRDRGNIKWTAMMLPDHVKLLRDWKEEDRVKKKPELDEQKLEEMNEIIHEAMAYSQTLSFVYFDNFEYRILVGDIHYADPVRKELRIVDEFGDRHDLKLQDILDIRYL, from the coding sequence ATGGGAATTCGTGATCGCGGCAACATCAAATGGACAGCGATGATGCTTCCGGATCATGTGAAGCTGCTCAGGGATTGGAAGGAAGAAGATCGCGTGAAGAAGAAACCAGAGCTCGATGAACAGAAACTTGAAGAAATGAATGAAATCATCCACGAGGCGATGGCGTATAGCCAGACGCTATCCTTCGTCTATTTTGACAATTTTGAATACCGTATTCTCGTCGGTGACATTCATTACGCCGACCCCGTCAGGAAAGAATTGCGGATTGTCGATGAATTCGGTGACCGGCATGACCTCAAACTGCAAGACATCCTCGACATCCGTTATTTATAA
- a CDS encoding UV damage repair protein UvrX: MEIDYSTFKKRTILCIDMKSFFASCSAVEMGLDPLTCYLVVVGNTERQGSVVLAASPMMKKEFGIRTGSRLFEVPDDRRIHVVNAQMRLYLRRSTDLTRLFNRYVPKDSIHTYSVDESFLQVDGTERLWGDGWEVARRIREEIWEKYGLPCAIGIGPNMLLSKICLDLEAKKKGIAEWTYDDVERKLWKVSPLSNMWGIGPRLERTLNRMGIMSVGQLAHYPLKMLEKKFGVMGNQLYYHTWGVDLSEIGAPIMQGQISYGKGQILLRDYKDRKEVQHVILEMCEEVGRRARTARKAGRTISLGVGYSKDEAGGGFHRSRTIAEPTNITMDIYRVCLELFDEFYTGETVRKLSITLSNVCPDDEMQLSLFELDRPKKRILGYTMDQIREKYGGDSLLRAVSYTPAGTARHRSRLVGGHKA, from the coding sequence ATGGAGATTGATTATTCGACCTTTAAAAAACGAACGATCCTTTGTATTGATATGAAAAGCTTTTTCGCAAGCTGCAGTGCGGTAGAAATGGGACTCGATCCCTTGACATGCTATCTTGTTGTCGTAGGAAATACGGAACGACAGGGAAGTGTCGTGCTCGCAGCCTCTCCGATGATGAAGAAGGAATTCGGGATTCGTACAGGGAGCCGGTTGTTCGAGGTACCCGATGATCGGCGCATCCATGTCGTCAATGCACAGATGCGCTTATACCTAAGACGTTCGACTGATCTGACACGTTTGTTCAACCGATACGTACCGAAAGATTCCATCCATACGTACAGCGTTGACGAAAGTTTCCTTCAGGTCGATGGAACCGAACGCCTTTGGGGAGATGGATGGGAGGTTGCGCGCCGGATCCGGGAAGAGATCTGGGAAAAATACGGCCTGCCATGTGCCATCGGAATCGGACCGAACATGCTGCTCTCGAAAATCTGCCTTGATCTTGAAGCGAAGAAAAAAGGGATTGCAGAGTGGACGTATGACGACGTGGAACGGAAGCTGTGGAAGGTTTCTCCGCTCAGCAATATGTGGGGAATCGGTCCGCGTTTAGAGCGAACGTTGAACCGGATGGGCATCATGTCTGTCGGGCAGCTTGCGCACTATCCATTGAAGATGCTTGAAAAGAAATTCGGTGTTATGGGTAACCAGCTTTATTATCATACATGGGGTGTGGATCTCTCAGAAATCGGTGCTCCAATCATGCAAGGACAGATCAGTTATGGAAAAGGCCAAATTCTGCTCCGTGACTATAAAGACCGCAAAGAAGTGCAGCACGTCATCCTCGAAATGTGTGAAGAGGTCGGCAGGCGTGCAAGGACAGCACGCAAGGCGGGCCGTACGATCAGCCTCGGTGTCGGTTACAGTAAAGATGAAGCCGGCGGCGGATTCCATCGGTCACGGACGATTGCCGAGCCGACGAACATCACGATGGACATCTATCGCGTTTGCCTTGAGTTGTTTGATGAATTTTATACAGGTGAGACCGTCCGTAAGCTTTCAATCACCCTTTCGAATGTTTGTCCGGATGATGAGATGCAGCTTTCCCTGTTCGAGCTCGACCGTCCGAAAAAGCGGATCCTCGGCTACACGATGGACCAGATCCGCGAAAAGTACGGCGGGGACTCCCTTTTACGTGCAGTATCATACACACCAGCTGGAACCGCAAGACATCGCAGCCGTCTTGTCGGTGGACATAAAGCGTAG
- a CDS encoding (Fe-S)-binding protein, translating into MTKTSTLQKEFQERMDYDELLNCTRCGFCQPTCPTFIESNRKESSSPRGRIALMKAVVDGVIEPDEGFERELSLCLGCRACETACPSGVKYGQLLEDARAIVAEQKQLSFFKRVTQRFLLHTLIPNRFLLKGGIFFLWLYQKSGMQRLARKTKLLKLFSSSMFELEGALPQAPFPFRQLKSSDRDADQNVALFRGCIMDALFLETNQHTVDLLEGTGHSVDIPAGQTCCGALHAHAGDREKAVELAKENIRAFESGEFEQITTNAGGCGAFLVEYPHLLKDEPGWKERAAAFSAKIKDISSLVAAANTVNAYKIPEQKVTYQDSCHLKHGMQVHTEPRSLLRNIDGVDYVELRNAGMCCGSAGIYNLIEKEMSMQILDHKMEDVQKTGSAVIVTSNPGCLIQMRLGIKRAGLEDRLEAVHLVDLLHEAKQ; encoded by the coding sequence ATGACGAAAACGTCCACATTACAAAAAGAATTCCAAGAACGAATGGATTATGATGAATTGTTGAATTGTACCCGTTGTGGCTTTTGTCAGCCGACTTGTCCGACTTTCATCGAATCGAACCGGAAAGAATCTTCTTCTCCACGTGGAAGGATTGCTTTGATGAAAGCAGTCGTGGATGGTGTGATCGAACCGGATGAAGGTTTCGAGCGGGAGTTGAGCCTCTGTTTAGGATGCCGTGCATGTGAAACAGCCTGTCCATCTGGTGTCAAATACGGACAATTGCTGGAAGATGCGAGAGCAATCGTTGCTGAACAAAAACAGCTTTCTTTTTTCAAGCGGGTGACCCAGCGGTTTCTCTTACATACGTTGATTCCGAACCGATTTCTTTTGAAGGGCGGTATCTTTTTCTTATGGCTGTATCAGAAGTCAGGAATGCAGCGGCTGGCCCGTAAGACTAAGTTGTTGAAGCTATTTTCTTCATCGATGTTCGAGTTGGAAGGCGCATTGCCACAAGCTCCTTTTCCATTCAGGCAATTGAAATCCTCAGACCGTGATGCCGATCAGAATGTTGCTCTTTTCCGTGGATGTATCATGGACGCGTTGTTTTTGGAAACAAATCAGCATACCGTCGATTTGCTGGAAGGTACAGGGCATTCAGTTGATATCCCAGCTGGGCAGACATGCTGTGGGGCGTTGCACGCGCATGCTGGTGATCGTGAAAAAGCTGTAGAGCTGGCGAAAGAAAACATCCGCGCATTCGAATCAGGCGAATTCGAGCAGATTACGACGAATGCAGGAGGCTGCGGCGCCTTTTTAGTCGAGTATCCGCATCTGTTGAAGGATGAACCTGGCTGGAAAGAAAGAGCAGCCGCCTTTTCAGCTAAAATAAAAGACATTTCAAGCCTTGTGGCAGCCGCGAATACCGTTAACGCCTATAAAATACCGGAGCAGAAGGTGACATATCAGGATTCCTGCCATTTGAAGCACGGCATGCAGGTACACACTGAGCCGCGTTCACTGCTCCGAAATATTGATGGGGTGGACTATGTTGAACTTCGTAATGCTGGTATGTGCTGTGGTTCTGCGGGCATCTATAATCTGATCGAAAAGGAGATGTCGATGCAGATCCTCGATCATAAAATGGAGGACGTCCAGAAGACGGGTTCGGCTGTCATTGTTACCTCGAACCCCGGCTGCCTTATCCAGATGCGTCTCGGGATAAAACGCGCTGGACTGGAGGACCGTCTGGAAGCCGTGCATCTCGTCGATCTTTTGCATGAGGCGAAACAATGA
- the glcD gene encoding glycolate oxidase subunit GlcD → MLEPSFVERLIEIIGKEYVHSDRVSLLSYSYDATPDYQSLPELIVEPGSTEEISKMLNLCTEFNVPIVPRGSGTNLCAGTVPTEGGIVLLFNRMASILEIDDENLTATVQPGVITQSLSEEVERRNLFYPPDPGSMKISTIGGNISECSGGLRGLKYGVTKDYVLGLTAVMANGEIIQTGGKLAKDVAGYDLTKLLIGSEGTLAVITEAILKLVPKPETKKTMLALFEDIERAAQTVSDIIASRIIPATLEFLDQGTLRAVEDFTHVGLPTNMEAVLLIEQDGHAESVRQDIKRIQQICEMNGASSIQVAATDQEAEQLMTARRTALTALSRLKPTTILEDATVPRSRVAEMVRFVTEVAEKYDLMICTFGHAGDGNLHPTCVTDIRNEQEMERVEQAFEEIFAKAIDLGGTITGEHGVGMMKAPYLAWKIGESGIEVMKGIKQALDPHNLLNPGKMFTENARKRIVIKS, encoded by the coding sequence ATGCTGGAGCCCTCTTTTGTAGAACGATTGATCGAAATCATCGGTAAAGAATACGTCCACTCAGATCGTGTTTCGCTGTTGTCTTACTCATATGATGCAACTCCTGATTATCAATCGCTTCCAGAGCTGATCGTCGAACCAGGCTCTACTGAAGAAATCAGTAAAATGTTGAACCTCTGCACCGAGTTCAATGTTCCAATTGTGCCAAGAGGATCAGGGACAAATCTGTGTGCTGGAACCGTACCGACTGAAGGTGGCATCGTCCTGCTCTTCAACCGGATGGCATCGATCCTAGAAATCGACGATGAAAATCTGACCGCTACAGTCCAGCCAGGTGTAATCACCCAATCCCTTTCCGAGGAAGTAGAAAGGCGGAATTTGTTTTACCCGCCGGACCCCGGCAGTATGAAAATTTCAACGATCGGCGGAAACATAAGCGAGTGTTCTGGGGGATTGCGTGGTTTGAAGTATGGTGTCACGAAGGATTATGTCCTTGGATTGACTGCGGTTATGGCGAATGGAGAGATCATACAAACTGGAGGAAAGTTGGCGAAGGATGTAGCAGGTTATGATCTGACAAAATTGCTGATCGGTTCTGAAGGTACGCTCGCTGTGATTACCGAAGCGATTTTAAAACTCGTCCCGAAACCGGAGACGAAGAAGACGATGCTCGCTCTTTTCGAAGATATCGAGCGTGCAGCACAGACCGTCTCGGATATCATCGCTTCAAGAATCATCCCCGCGACCCTCGAATTTCTCGATCAAGGAACGCTGAGGGCGGTTGAAGATTTTACACACGTCGGTCTCCCGACGAATATGGAGGCAGTCCTGTTGATTGAACAAGATGGGCATGCGGAAAGCGTCCGTCAAGACATCAAGCGTATCCAGCAGATTTGTGAAATGAATGGCGCAAGCTCGATTCAGGTTGCTGCCACTGATCAAGAAGCAGAACAATTGATGACTGCAAGAAGGACCGCACTGACGGCTTTGTCAAGGCTGAAGCCGACGACCATCCTGGAGGATGCGACAGTTCCACGATCACGCGTCGCAGAAATGGTACGGTTTGTCACCGAGGTAGCGGAGAAATATGACCTGATGATCTGTACGTTCGGACATGCCGGGGATGGGAACCTACACCCGACATGTGTGACCGATATTCGTAATGAACAAGAGATGGAACGGGTTGAGCAAGCATTTGAAGAAATCTTCGCAAAAGCGATCGACCTGGGCGGAACGATCACCGGCGAACATGGGGTCGGAATGATGAAGGCGCCGTATCTTGCATGGAAAATCGGAGAAAGCGGAATCGAGGTCATGAAGGGCATCAAACAGGCTCTCGACCCACATAACCTATTGAATCCAGGTAAAATGTTTACGGAAAATGCAAGGAAACGGATTGTGATCAAGTCATGA
- a CDS encoding serine hydrolase, with protein sequence MGMNEELDTILDKAEEVPGCVLKVAKGRQQVYAKAAGFRQIAPLQLPMTMNTVFDIASLTKIVTSTMILRLISKGDFQLHTHLDELLGEQNAVLQAHFKEISIFQLLTHSSGLLNWHPFYTNRQDLFSQLTKFESYVFCKENVGYSDLNFILLGKVIEKTTGEPLEQAFNRLIKEPLNLKTMAYGPVDQGNVAATEFGNQIEMNMCEERRLSFDNWRNTNEPLCGEVNDGNTHYFFNGVSSHAGLFADIEDVCKIGGIYTEPDLAEKAGIDAKFIEAAGTNLVGNRGLGFEFSSVFPEGFGHTGFTGTSMFIHHPTKAVAILLTNRLHQTIPGNINALRTAVHETVCRYQMTT encoded by the coding sequence ATGGGGATGAATGAAGAATTGGATACCATTTTAGATAAAGCAGAAGAGGTGCCCGGATGCGTGTTGAAGGTGGCGAAGGGTCGTCAACAAGTTTATGCAAAAGCTGCCGGTTTCAGACAGATTGCACCCCTCCAATTGCCGATGACGATGAATACCGTATTCGATATTGCCTCCCTCACCAAAATTGTGACATCCACGATGATTCTTCGCTTGATCAGTAAAGGTGATTTTCAATTGCATACACACTTGGATGAACTTTTAGGTGAGCAAAATGCTGTTTTGCAAGCACATTTTAAAGAGATTTCTATTTTTCAGCTTCTGACCCATTCATCGGGGCTGCTGAATTGGCATCCTTTCTATACAAATCGACAGGATTTATTTTCACAACTGACGAAGTTCGAGTCGTACGTGTTTTGTAAAGAGAATGTCGGTTACAGTGATCTGAACTTCATCTTGCTTGGTAAGGTGATTGAAAAAACGACGGGTGAACCTTTGGAACAAGCCTTCAACCGTTTGATCAAAGAACCGCTGAATTTAAAAACAATGGCCTATGGACCTGTTGATCAAGGGAATGTTGCGGCGACGGAATTTGGCAACCAGATCGAAATGAACATGTGTGAGGAGCGGAGGCTATCCTTCGATAATTGGCGGAACACCAATGAGCCTCTTTGCGGAGAGGTCAACGATGGGAACACGCATTACTTCTTTAACGGCGTCTCGAGCCATGCGGGTCTTTTTGCGGATATAGAGGATGTTTGTAAAATCGGAGGGATCTACACAGAGCCTGATTTAGCAGAAAAAGCAGGGATCGATGCAAAATTCATTGAAGCTGCTGGAACGAACCTTGTTGGGAACCGCGGTCTCGGCTTCGAATTCTCATCTGTCTTTCCAGAAGGATTTGGACACACAGGTTTTACAGGAACGTCGATGTTCATCCACCATCCAACGAAGGCTGTTGCCATCCTGCTTACAAACCGTTTGCATCAAACAATTCCAGGAAATATCAATGCATTGCGCACAGCTGTCCATGAAACGGTGTGCCGCTATCAAATGACAACATAG
- the nagZ gene encoding beta-N-acetylhexosaminidase, translating into MKRSIRWNFIAVAVLLMAIILNITFSSDANVSEWEDVRSKAEIEAYMDKMTMDEKVGQLLMPAIREFDEVPVTEMNDELKELLDTYQPGGLILFRENVRSRQQVKQLNEALQQESEVPLLISIDQEGGLVTRLSYFPELAGNMALGATRNPELARETGEVLGAELKQLGIHIDFAPSVDMNSNPHNPVIGIRAYGDDPDLVGEMGVFFMSGLQDAGVMAVAKHFPGHGGLDLDSHYVLPVSDQSLEELQQMELSPFQKMLDEGVEGVMTAHITFPNIDQSEFVSQKDGFPIKVPATISKKIVKQLLRDEMKFDGLVFTDSMEMKAIADHFGPGEAAVQAVLAGVDVIVMPDHLKVAYDALHNAVEEGRISEQRLDESVRRLLEAKVKWIDEDTKALDLSVTQRALDLEKKVTEQSITLIKNAGNTVPLSTSLDGAITIVSSDARNLESMKNALWKHHKKLNLIQLKSSALTSEEKEKLENGGVTIMITESTTVLGEGQSEWEKAVLNETMTHSKQTILVMARNPYDAAVLTGADAVIAQYSDHPASFQATVDVIFGEKEAGGKLPVNLEGIK; encoded by the coding sequence ATGAAGCGGTCGATTCGATGGAATTTTATAGCTGTGGCAGTCCTCTTAATGGCGATTATTTTAAATATAACCTTCTCTTCAGACGCCAACGTTTCGGAATGGGAGGATGTCCGTTCCAAAGCTGAAATCGAAGCTTACATGGATAAAATGACGATGGATGAAAAAGTCGGACAGCTATTGATGCCGGCGATCCGTGAGTTTGATGAAGTACCTGTGACAGAAATGAACGACGAATTAAAGGAGTTACTTGATACCTATCAACCTGGGGGGCTCATCCTGTTTCGTGAGAATGTACGGTCGCGGCAACAGGTTAAACAATTAAACGAAGCACTTCAACAAGAGAGTGAAGTGCCTTTACTCATTTCAATCGATCAGGAAGGCGGTTTGGTGACACGGTTGTCTTATTTCCCTGAACTTGCTGGAAACATGGCGTTAGGGGCAACGCGAAATCCCGAGCTTGCAAGGGAAACAGGGGAAGTGCTAGGTGCTGAACTCAAACAACTTGGGATTCACATCGACTTTGCGCCTTCCGTAGATATGAACTCCAACCCTCATAATCCAGTCATCGGTATTAGGGCATACGGGGACGATCCTGATCTTGTCGGGGAAATGGGTGTGTTCTTCATGAGCGGCTTACAGGATGCTGGGGTAATGGCAGTTGCTAAACATTTTCCAGGTCACGGTGGTTTGGACCTTGATTCGCATTACGTCTTACCCGTCAGTGACCAATCACTTGAGGAATTGCAACAGATGGAGTTGTCCCCTTTCCAAAAGATGCTTGATGAAGGTGTAGAAGGGGTGATGACTGCTCATATTACCTTTCCGAATATCGATCAATCAGAATTCGTTTCCCAGAAAGATGGTTTTCCAATCAAGGTGCCTGCGACTATATCAAAGAAAATCGTAAAGCAATTGCTCAGGGATGAAATGAAGTTCGATGGTCTCGTTTTTACGGATTCCATGGAGATGAAGGCGATTGCTGATCACTTCGGGCCTGGGGAGGCTGCTGTTCAAGCTGTTCTCGCTGGCGTGGATGTGATTGTCATGCCGGACCATCTGAAGGTTGCTTATGATGCCTTACATAACGCAGTGGAAGAAGGCAGGATATCTGAACAGCGTCTGGATGAATCAGTTCGACGTCTATTGGAAGCCAAAGTAAAATGGATCGATGAAGATACGAAAGCACTCGATCTTTCTGTCACACAACGTGCACTGGATCTAGAGAAGAAAGTTACGGAGCAATCGATCACGCTGATAAAGAATGCTGGGAACACAGTGCCATTATCGACTTCTTTGGATGGCGCTATTACGATTGTATCAAGTGATGCCCGCAACCTTGAATCGATGAAAAATGCGCTATGGAAACACCATAAGAAACTGAACCTTATCCAACTGAAAAGCAGTGCCTTGACATCAGAAGAAAAAGAAAAGCTAGAAAATGGAGGCGTAACGATCATGATAACGGAGTCGACAACTGTCCTTGGTGAGGGGCAGTCTGAATGGGAGAAAGCTGTATTGAACGAAACCATGACACATTCAAAACAGACGATCCTTGTAATGGCTAGGAATCCATATGATGCTGCAGTCCTTACAGGTGCTGATGCTGTTATTGCGCAATACTCCGACCATCCTGCATCCTTTCAAGCCACAGTAGATGTGATTTTTGGAGAAAAAGAAGCTGGAGGTAAGCTTCCGGTCAATTTAGAAGGTATAAAGTGA
- a CDS encoding anhydro-N-acetylmuramic acid kinase — MLKRLSKVVNEERKLAVGLMSGTSLDGIDAALVEMTGFGSRTKVRLIDFESTPYSVEERRQLIALCDPATSTVEKICKMNIILGDRFAEAALAVIKKAGLTPDAISFISSHGQTIYHWPEEHATLQISELANIAAKTGILTVGDFRPSDMAYQGQGAPLVPFVDALLFSHATENRVLLNIGGISNLTVVPAETSSAKEIGAFDVGPGNVLIDGAVRQLTANQQTYDLDGKIACKGNVHYDLLMTLLQEDGFLAVKPPKSTGRELYTEQRLATILKKAEDLSLSIEDTVATITAYTVEMISQSLELYVHKEQKIHELIVSGGGAHNQAIMAGLRQALSYKVSKMDDIAFAGDAKEAIAFTILGNQFLHGETNNLPSATGASRNVLMGKLVLPS; from the coding sequence ATGTTAAAAAGATTATCCAAGGTTGTGAACGAAGAACGGAAACTTGCTGTCGGACTGATGTCCGGGACCTCGCTTGATGGAATTGATGCCGCTCTGGTTGAAATGACAGGGTTCGGTTCCAGAACAAAGGTCCGTTTAATAGACTTCGAGTCAACACCTTATTCAGTTGAAGAACGGCGACAATTGATTGCGCTCTGTGATCCTGCTACCTCTACAGTCGAGAAAATTTGCAAGATGAACATCATCCTTGGTGACCGTTTTGCTGAAGCGGCCCTTGCAGTCATAAAGAAAGCCGGATTGACTCCAGATGCTATCAGTTTCATCAGTTCCCACGGCCAGACGATTTATCATTGGCCGGAAGAACATGCAACCTTACAAATTAGTGAACTAGCAAATATCGCAGCCAAAACAGGGATTCTCACTGTAGGAGATTTCCGTCCGAGTGATATGGCTTATCAGGGACAAGGGGCACCTCTTGTTCCGTTTGTCGATGCGCTGTTATTTTCACATGCAACCGAAAACCGGGTTCTGTTGAACATCGGTGGTATCAGCAATTTGACAGTGGTACCTGCAGAAACCTCATCTGCAAAAGAAATCGGCGCATTCGATGTGGGACCTGGAAACGTCCTCATCGACGGTGCCGTCCGCCAATTGACTGCAAACCAACAAACGTATGATCTAGATGGAAAGATAGCCTGTAAAGGGAACGTCCATTATGATTTACTGATGACGCTTCTCCAAGAGGATGGTTTTTTAGCCGTGAAGCCGCCGAAAAGTACCGGAAGAGAGCTTTATACCGAACAACGATTAGCAACTATTCTTAAGAAAGCTGAAGACCTGTCTCTCTCAATTGAGGATACGGTTGCGACGATCACAGCCTATACCGTCGAAATGATTTCTCAAAGTCTGGAGTTATATGTACATAAGGAACAAAAGATCCATGAATTGATTGTTTCTGGGGGAGGTGCACATAACCAGGCGATCATGGCTGGCTTACGTCAAGCCCTGTCTTACAAAGTATCAAAAATGGATGATATTGCATTTGCTGGGGACGCAAAGGAAGCCATTGCGTTCACAATCCTTGGGAACCAGTTCCTGCATGGAGAAACAAACAATCTTCCATCTGCAACAGGGGCGTCCCGGAATGTTCTCATGGGGAAGCTTGTTTTGCCGTCGTAG